A window of Aeromicrobium sp. Root236 contains these coding sequences:
- a CDS encoding carbohydrate ABC transporter permease: MVATGSVVAPANKVAASPRHFRRSWAGWGFLGPFAAVFALVFLAPIAYSIYLSLFQDRLIGGNSFVGVDNYKQALQDPLFWESVRRVGLFLVVQVPIMLFIALLAALAIDGGRLYGASLFRISIFLPYAVPAVVATLMWGFMYGSQFGLIGSINDSFGVSLPDPLGPKWVLASIGNIVTWEFVGYNMLIFYAALRVIPASLYEAAAIDGASEYRVIRSIKLPAIRGALVIATIFSIIGSFQLFNEPNILHYVAKNAINTQYTPNMYAYSLSFSGQQYNYSATIAIIMGVLTMVIAYTVQLRGMRKAL, from the coding sequence ATGGTTGCCACGGGATCGGTGGTCGCACCTGCGAACAAGGTTGCGGCGTCGCCCCGTCACTTCCGCCGGTCGTGGGCGGGATGGGGCTTCCTAGGCCCGTTCGCCGCCGTGTTCGCCCTGGTGTTCCTCGCGCCGATCGCGTACTCGATCTACCTCAGTCTGTTCCAGGACCGGCTCATCGGCGGCAACAGCTTCGTCGGGGTCGACAACTACAAGCAGGCCCTCCAGGACCCGTTGTTCTGGGAGTCCGTCCGCCGGGTCGGGCTGTTCCTCGTGGTGCAGGTCCCGATCATGCTCTTCATCGCGCTGCTGGCGGCCCTGGCGATCGACGGCGGCCGTCTCTACGGCGCCTCGCTGTTCCGCATCTCGATCTTCCTCCCGTACGCCGTGCCGGCCGTCGTCGCCACGTTGATGTGGGGCTTCATGTACGGCAGCCAGTTCGGCCTGATCGGCAGCATCAACGACTCGTTCGGGGTCTCGCTGCCGGATCCGTTGGGCCCCAAGTGGGTGCTCGCGTCGATCGGCAACATCGTCACCTGGGAGTTCGTCGGCTACAACATGCTGATCTTCTACGCCGCCCTGCGGGTCATACCGGCGTCGCTCTACGAGGCGGCCGCGATCGACGGCGCGAGCGAGTACCGCGTCATCCGGTCGATCAAGCTCCCCGCGATCCGCGGGGCCCTGGTGATCGCGACGATCTTCTCGATCATCGGCAGCTTCCAGCTCTTCAACGAGCCCAACATCCTCCACTACGTCGCGAAGAACGCGATCAACACCCAGTACACGCCCAACATGTACGCGTACTCGCTGTCGTTCTCGGGCCAGCAGTACAACTACTCGGCGACCATCGCCATCATCATGGGCGTCCTCACGATGG
- a CDS encoding LacI family DNA-binding transcriptional regulator: MADVAKLAGVSSQTVSRVSNGHPGVIPATRELVQAAMRELGYRPNSAARALKWGSFHTIGVILFSLANVGNSKTLEGIAAEATARGYGITLIPVAMPTEAAVIGAFGRLEELAVDAVIVIMEIHLLDAATVGLPPGAPVVVADSNAGDRYPVVDTDQSTGGRLAVEHLLSLGHETVWHVAGPEESFASERRLAAWREALAEAGRPVPEILRGDWSAESGYAAGQRLLQEDSVTAVFVANDQMALGLMNALHEGGRRVPEDVSVVGFDDLPDSAAYLPPLTTVHQDFAEVGRLCVANALDQVENGISEPGVTLVPTRLVVRKSTAAPPRRD, from the coding sequence ATGGCGGACGTCGCCAAGCTCGCCGGCGTCTCGTCACAAACGGTGTCACGCGTCTCCAACGGCCACCCGGGTGTCATCCCCGCCACGCGCGAGCTCGTGCAGGCCGCGATGCGGGAGCTGGGCTACCGGCCCAACAGCGCCGCACGCGCCCTCAAGTGGGGCAGCTTCCACACGATCGGCGTGATCCTGTTCTCGCTCGCCAACGTCGGCAACAGCAAGACCCTGGAGGGCATCGCCGCCGAGGCCACCGCGCGCGGCTACGGCATCACGCTGATCCCTGTGGCGATGCCCACCGAGGCCGCCGTCATCGGCGCGTTCGGCCGGCTCGAGGAGCTCGCCGTCGACGCGGTCATCGTGATCATGGAGATCCACCTCCTCGACGCCGCGACCGTCGGCCTGCCTCCCGGCGCGCCCGTCGTGGTCGCGGACTCCAACGCCGGCGACCGCTACCCCGTCGTCGACACCGACCAGTCCACGGGCGGCCGGCTCGCCGTCGAGCACCTGCTGTCGCTCGGCCACGAGACTGTGTGGCACGTCGCAGGCCCCGAGGAGTCGTTCGCCAGCGAGCGCCGCCTGGCCGCCTGGCGGGAGGCGCTCGCTGAAGCGGGCAGGCCGGTCCCGGAGATCCTGCGCGGAGACTGGTCGGCCGAGAGCGGCTACGCCGCCGGCCAACGGCTGCTCCAGGAGGACTCGGTCACCGCGGTGTTCGTCGCGAACGACCAGATGGCGCTCGGGCTCATGAACGCCCTCCACGAGGGTGGTCGCCGCGTCCCCGAGGACGTCTCGGTCGTGGGCTTCGACGACCTGCCCGACTCGGCTGCCTACCTGCCTCCGCTGACGACGGTGCACCAGGACTTCGCCGAGGTCGGCCGGCTCTGTGTGGCCAATGCGCTCGACCAGGTCGAGAACGGGATCAGCGAGCCCGGCGTGACGCTCGTGCCGACCCGTCTCGTCGTCCGCAAGAGCACCGCGGCACCTCCGCGCCGCGACTGA
- a CDS encoding TetR family transcriptional regulator has protein sequence MSTSRDAAPGLRERKKQKVRLAIRQEAYRLFAQQGYQATTVDQIAEAADVSPSTFFRYYRTKEQLILSDDYDPVLAEALARRPKGEPIVAAIRAALAESLLEVLAADREELLSRIRLTFDDPDIRAHAMEEQLRNQDEVARVLGLHLDRPAEDLDIRCAAAMIIAISMTVMRTWVASGGSADLGALYEKQLGLLENGLPF, from the coding sequence ATGAGCACCTCCCGCGACGCCGCGCCCGGACTGCGCGAGCGCAAGAAGCAGAAGGTGCGACTGGCCATCCGGCAGGAGGCGTACCGACTCTTTGCGCAACAGGGCTATCAGGCGACGACCGTCGACCAGATCGCCGAAGCTGCCGACGTGTCCCCTAGTACGTTCTTTCGCTACTACCGGACCAAGGAGCAGCTGATCCTGTCCGACGACTATGACCCGGTGCTCGCCGAAGCGCTGGCCCGCCGGCCCAAGGGTGAGCCGATCGTGGCGGCGATCCGGGCAGCACTCGCCGAGTCGCTTCTCGAGGTGCTGGCGGCTGACCGAGAAGAGCTGCTCAGTCGGATCCGGCTCACGTTCGACGATCCCGACATCCGCGCTCATGCCATGGAAGAGCAGCTGCGCAACCAGGACGAGGTTGCCCGGGTGCTCGGCCTTCACCTTGACCGGCCCGCAGAAGACCTCGACATCCGATGCGCCGCCGCCATGATCATCGCGATCTCCATGACCGTGATGCGAACCTGGGTCGCCTCTGGCGGTTCAGCGGATCTTGGGGCGCTCTACGAGAAACAGCTGGGTCTGCTCGAGAACGGTCTGCCGTTCTAG
- a CDS encoding MFS transporter, whose protein sequence is MKDSPRRWFALGALTLSVLVIGLDGTVVNVAMPTLARDLGASSAQLQWIGGGYLLALSVAMLPVGLLGDRYGHKRLLVAGLALFGAASVLGSIVQTPAGVIAARTALGLAAAMIMPLSMAILPRVFGKDELPRAIAVWTAATAVGMPIGPIVGGWLLDHFAWPSVFLFNVPVVVVALIAVLALLPVDEQLTVERRPFDFLGTLQSALGITAIVYSTIRVPDHGWFDPSVLVPMAVGLALMVLFVRRQANFSDPLVDLALFRIPAFRWGSTLAVFVNFAVMGTLFVVPQYLAGGLGLGALGTGLGLLPLIGGLMVAATAAEPLVARAGERLVIPVGLALLGVGALIGASTDVSNGYGFAAVWLSIVGLGFGLAVVPATGLVFTVLPAEGTGRGTSLLESIQQLGAVLGVAGLGSLFSSGYASRLPDVADGFAHGMSLVLLVVAVVALAGAALAALRLPMPVACGVVTALPTVEQEEWAA, encoded by the coding sequence ATGAAGGACTCGCCTCGCCGTTGGTTCGCCCTCGGCGCTCTCACGCTCAGCGTCTTGGTCATCGGCCTCGACGGCACCGTGGTCAATGTCGCGATGCCCACGTTGGCCCGCGATCTGGGCGCATCGTCAGCTCAGCTCCAATGGATCGGTGGCGGCTACCTGCTGGCACTCAGTGTCGCGATGCTGCCGGTCGGCCTCCTTGGTGACCGCTATGGCCACAAGCGCCTGCTTGTTGCGGGGCTGGCGCTGTTCGGCGCGGCGTCGGTGCTGGGCTCGATCGTCCAGACTCCCGCAGGAGTCATCGCGGCGCGGACGGCACTGGGCCTGGCCGCCGCGATGATCATGCCGCTTTCCATGGCCATCCTCCCGCGGGTGTTCGGCAAGGATGAGCTGCCGCGGGCGATCGCTGTCTGGACGGCCGCCACTGCTGTTGGCATGCCGATCGGTCCGATCGTCGGCGGCTGGCTCCTCGACCACTTCGCCTGGCCTTCGGTCTTCCTGTTCAACGTCCCGGTCGTTGTCGTGGCGCTGATTGCCGTGCTGGCGCTGCTCCCCGTCGACGAGCAACTGACTGTGGAGAGGCGACCGTTCGACTTCCTGGGCACGCTCCAGAGCGCCCTTGGCATCACCGCGATCGTCTACTCCACGATCCGGGTTCCAGACCACGGCTGGTTCGATCCTTCAGTGCTGGTCCCCATGGCTGTGGGTCTCGCTCTGATGGTGTTGTTCGTGCGTCGGCAGGCGAACTTCTCAGATCCGCTCGTCGATCTGGCGCTGTTCAGGATCCCGGCGTTCCGCTGGGGCTCGACGCTGGCGGTCTTCGTCAACTTCGCCGTCATGGGCACGCTGTTCGTCGTCCCGCAGTACCTCGCCGGAGGACTCGGACTCGGCGCGCTCGGCACGGGTCTGGGACTGCTTCCGTTGATCGGCGGCCTGATGGTTGCCGCTACCGCGGCCGAGCCGCTCGTCGCGCGTGCCGGCGAGAGGCTGGTCATCCCCGTCGGACTCGCGCTTCTGGGTGTCGGGGCACTCATCGGGGCCTCCACTGACGTGAGCAACGGCTACGGCTTCGCCGCGGTCTGGCTGTCGATCGTCGGCCTCGGTTTCGGTCTGGCTGTGGTGCCCGCGACAGGGCTGGTGTTCACCGTTCTGCCAGCAGAAGGGACCGGGCGTGGAACCAGTCTCCTCGAGTCGATCCAGCAGCTCGGCGCCGTGCTCGGCGTCGCCGGACTCGGCAGTCTGTTCAGCAGCGGGTACGCCAGCCGCCTGCCTGACGTGGCCGACGGTTTCGCGCATGGCATGTCGCTCGTGCTGCTGGTCGTCGCCGTGGTGGCTCTCGCCGGGGCTGCATTGGCCGCCCTCCGGCTGCCAATGCCCGTCGCCTGCGGCGTGGTCACGGCCCTGCCGACAGTCGAGCAGGAAGAATGGGCGGCATGA
- a CDS encoding YihY/virulence factor BrkB family protein, with amino-acid sequence MAVEPVGRPAIPEAGKKLVARTVSSCFRYRVTGLAAEAAFFAILSLPPLVFGLAGTIGFIAERYEVAKVEVLKDRVIDLASQALTPGTVDAVITPTLNDVLGGGRIDVISIGFVLALWSGSRALNVFIDTISIIYGLGGHRGIVKTRALSFVLYIVALLVGIILVPLVLAGPQVAADLLSDRWSFLRFIYWPAVLLLSVGFLTTLYHLAVPVKKRWRHGLPGAVFTLFLWVFGSYFVRWALGFSTGGTSIYGPLAAPIAVLLWLYVLSIAVLIGAAINAAVEEGLEEMGWWGHPRKVRLPPEPA; translated from the coding sequence ATGGCGGTTGAACCGGTAGGCCGACCGGCGATCCCCGAAGCAGGCAAGAAGCTCGTCGCCCGCACGGTCAGCAGCTGCTTCCGCTACCGCGTCACCGGGCTCGCCGCCGAGGCCGCGTTCTTCGCGATCCTGTCGCTCCCGCCGCTGGTTTTCGGTCTCGCCGGCACGATCGGGTTCATCGCCGAGCGCTACGAGGTCGCCAAGGTCGAGGTGCTCAAGGACCGGGTCATCGACCTCGCGTCCCAGGCGCTGACGCCCGGCACGGTCGACGCGGTCATCACGCCGACCCTCAACGACGTGCTCGGGGGTGGTCGCATCGACGTGATCTCGATCGGCTTCGTGCTGGCCCTCTGGTCGGGGTCGCGCGCGCTCAACGTCTTCATCGACACGATCTCGATCATCTACGGCCTCGGCGGTCACCGCGGCATCGTCAAGACCCGCGCGTTGTCGTTCGTGCTCTACATCGTCGCGCTGCTCGTGGGGATCATCCTGGTGCCCCTGGTGCTGGCCGGCCCCCAGGTCGCCGCAGACCTCCTGTCGGACCGTTGGTCGTTCCTGCGGTTCATCTACTGGCCCGCCGTCCTGCTGCTGTCCGTCGGCTTCCTCACGACGCTCTACCACCTCGCGGTGCCGGTCAAGAAGCGCTGGCGACATGGTCTGCCCGGTGCGGTGTTCACGCTGTTCCTGTGGGTCTTCGGCAGCTACTTCGTCCGGTGGGCGTTGGGCTTCTCGACGGGCGGCACGTCGATCTACGGTCCGCTGGCCGCGCCCATCGCCGTGCTGCTGTGGCTGTACGTCCTGTCGATCGCGGTCCTGATCGGCGCAGCGATCAACGCCGCCGTCGAGGAAGGTCTCGAGGAGATGGGCTGGTGGGGCCACCCACGCAAGGTCCGCCTCCCACCCGAGCCCGCCTGA
- a CDS encoding acyl-CoA dehydrogenase family protein: MDPLQRAPSNQATPLVGYNVATADNALLDAVAAFGGDHGAEIVETLTPLGSLAGSAEAREHWHLANENEPVLRTADRYGNRIDEIEFHPSWHWLMTQGVGFGLTAEPWVSQSPVAHLQRAARFFAWGQTEQGHMCPITMTYAVVPALRADDALAKQWTTGLASRTYDFGLRPPEQKAGLLAGMGMTEKQGGSDLRTNTTVAVPTETHGEYLITGHKWFTSAPMNDVFLVLAQAPDGMTCFVVPRVRPDGSRNALSIVRLKDKLGNRSNASSELEFNDAFAVRLGDEGRGIRTIIEMVSATRMDCILGSAGIMRKALAEAAWHTSQRAAFGATLADQPAMTNVLADLAVESEAATLVALRLASAVDHLNDPHEQALRRIGLALEKFWVCKRTPFMVAEALECLGGNGYVEESGMPLLFRESPLNSIWEGSGNVNALDVLRALGREPESLDAWITEVGSVRGEDARLDAVVDEVLTELADLSDVEVRARRIAGRMAVALQGTVLIKHGDPSVADAFCASRLAGDWGGTFGTLPRGLDLAGIVARATPHLEN; this comes from the coding sequence ATGGATCCCCTGCAGCGTGCACCTTCGAACCAGGCGACCCCACTCGTCGGATACAACGTCGCGACCGCCGACAACGCCCTGCTCGACGCCGTGGCGGCATTCGGCGGCGACCACGGTGCCGAGATCGTCGAGACGCTGACCCCGCTGGGCAGCCTGGCCGGATCCGCGGAGGCCCGCGAGCACTGGCACCTCGCCAACGAGAACGAGCCTGTGCTGCGTACGGCCGACCGCTACGGCAACCGCATCGACGAGATCGAGTTCCACCCGTCGTGGCACTGGCTGATGACGCAGGGCGTCGGGTTCGGCCTCACCGCCGAGCCGTGGGTCTCCCAGAGCCCCGTCGCGCACCTCCAGCGTGCCGCCCGGTTCTTCGCGTGGGGCCAGACGGAGCAGGGCCACATGTGCCCCATCACCATGACGTACGCCGTCGTGCCCGCGCTGCGAGCCGACGACGCGCTCGCCAAGCAGTGGACGACGGGGCTGGCCTCCAGGACGTACGACTTCGGGCTCCGCCCGCCGGAGCAGAAGGCCGGGCTTCTGGCCGGGATGGGCATGACCGAGAAGCAGGGTGGCTCGGACCTGCGCACCAACACGACGGTCGCGGTGCCGACGGAGACGCACGGCGAGTACCTCATCACGGGCCACAAGTGGTTCACGTCGGCGCCGATGAACGACGTGTTCCTCGTGCTGGCCCAGGCACCCGACGGCATGACGTGCTTCGTGGTGCCCCGCGTACGCCCTGACGGCAGCCGCAACGCGCTGTCGATCGTGCGGCTCAAGGACAAGCTCGGCAACCGGTCGAACGCCTCGAGCGAGCTGGAGTTCAACGACGCGTTCGCCGTGCGCCTGGGCGACGAGGGCCGTGGCATCCGCACGATCATCGAGATGGTGTCGGCGACGCGCATGGACTGCATCCTCGGCTCGGCCGGCATCATGCGCAAGGCACTCGCCGAGGCCGCGTGGCACACGTCGCAGCGCGCGGCGTTCGGCGCCACCCTCGCGGACCAGCCCGCCATGACCAACGTCCTCGCCGACCTCGCGGTCGAGAGCGAGGCCGCGACCCTCGTCGCGCTGCGGCTCGCCAGTGCGGTCGACCACCTCAACGACCCGCACGAGCAGGCGCTGCGCCGCATCGGCCTGGCCCTCGAGAAGTTCTGGGTCTGCAAGCGCACGCCGTTCATGGTCGCCGAGGCGCTCGAGTGCCTCGGCGGCAACGGCTACGTCGAGGAGTCCGGCATGCCGCTCCTGTTCCGCGAGTCGCCCCTCAACTCGATCTGGGAGGGCAGCGGCAACGTCAACGCGCTCGACGTCCTGCGTGCGCTCGGCCGCGAGCCCGAGAGCCTCGACGCGTGGATCACCGAGGTCGGCTCCGTACGCGGTGAGGACGCGCGCCTCGACGCCGTCGTCGACGAGGTGCTGACCGAGCTCGCCGACCTGAGTGACGTCGAGGTACGGGCCCGGCGCATCGCCGGGCGCATGGCGGTCGCCCTCCAGGGCACGGTCCTCATCAAGCACGGCGACCCGTCCGTCGCCGACGCGTTCTGCGCCTCGCGCCTCGCCGGCGACTGGGGCGGCACGTTCGGCACGCTCCCCCGCGGACTCGACCTTGCGGGCATCGTCGCCCGTGCGACCCCTCACCTGGAGAACTGA
- a CDS encoding nitrite/sulfite reductase: MASAPGTDTPARRPRPKRGEGQWALGYREPLNANEQSKKDDNPLNVRARIENIYSVRGFESIDPGDMRGRFRWWGLYTQRKPGIDGGKTATLEPEELDDKYFMLRVRIDGGQLNLEQLRTVADLSVEYGRDSADLTDRQNVQYHWIDIRDVPTIWNRLEAVGLSTQEACGDCPRVILGSPVAGVSEDEIIDGTPAVEAIESQFIGDKEFSNLPRKYKTAISGHPGHDVVPQINDIAFAGAVHPEHGPGFDLWVGGGLSTNPMLAQRLGAWVPLDEVPEVWKAVTSVFRDYGYRRLRTRARLKFLIADWGVEKFREVLETEYLGRTLVDLDAPEAPETPADHVGVFRQKDGKFFVGAAPTVGRISGTLLHQVADIVEAHGSDRVRTTPMQKLLVLDVEEDKVESLVAALAGIGLDARPSQWRRNTMACTGIEYCKLAIVNTKDRAKDLIGELEQRVPELDTPITVNVNGCPNSCARIQTADIGLKGMLVMDEDGNQVEGFQVHLGGALGLEAGFGRKLRAHKVIGDHLPDYIEKLSRTYLEQRADAESFARWVARADEEVLR, translated from the coding sequence ATGGCTTCAGCACCCGGCACCGACACACCAGCCCGTCGGCCGCGCCCCAAGCGCGGCGAGGGCCAGTGGGCGTTGGGCTACCGCGAGCCTCTGAACGCCAACGAGCAGTCCAAGAAGGACGACAACCCACTCAACGTCCGCGCCCGCATCGAGAACATCTACTCCGTGCGAGGCTTCGAGTCGATCGATCCTGGCGACATGCGCGGCCGGTTCCGCTGGTGGGGCCTCTACACGCAGCGCAAGCCCGGCATCGACGGCGGCAAGACCGCGACCCTCGAGCCCGAAGAGCTCGACGACAAGTACTTCATGCTCCGCGTACGCATCGACGGTGGCCAGCTCAACCTCGAGCAGCTGCGCACGGTCGCCGACCTGTCGGTCGAGTACGGCCGTGACTCGGCGGACCTCACGGACCGCCAGAACGTGCAGTACCACTGGATCGACATCCGCGACGTCCCGACGATCTGGAACCGCCTCGAGGCCGTCGGTCTGTCGACGCAGGAAGCGTGCGGCGACTGCCCGCGCGTCATCCTCGGCAGCCCGGTCGCCGGCGTCTCCGAGGACGAGATCATCGACGGCACGCCCGCCGTCGAGGCGATCGAGAGCCAGTTCATCGGCGACAAGGAGTTCTCCAACCTCCCCCGCAAGTACAAGACGGCGATCAGCGGCCACCCGGGGCACGACGTCGTGCCGCAGATCAACGACATCGCGTTCGCCGGCGCGGTCCACCCCGAGCACGGGCCAGGCTTCGACCTGTGGGTCGGTGGCGGGCTGTCGACCAACCCCATGCTCGCGCAGCGCCTCGGCGCCTGGGTGCCGCTCGACGAGGTGCCCGAGGTCTGGAAGGCCGTCACCAGCGTCTTCCGTGACTACGGCTACCGCCGCCTGCGCACCCGCGCCAGGCTCAAGTTCCTGATCGCCGACTGGGGCGTCGAGAAGTTCCGCGAGGTGCTCGAGACGGAGTACCTCGGACGTACGCTCGTCGACCTCGACGCGCCGGAGGCACCCGAGACCCCGGCCGACCACGTGGGCGTGTTCCGCCAGAAGGACGGCAAGTTCTTCGTCGGCGCAGCGCCTACCGTCGGCCGCATCTCCGGCACGTTGCTGCACCAGGTCGCCGACATCGTCGAGGCCCATGGCAGCGACCGCGTACGCACGACCCCGATGCAGAAGCTGCTGGTGCTCGACGTCGAGGAGGACAAGGTCGAGTCGCTGGTCGCCGCGCTCGCCGGGATCGGCCTCGACGCGCGGCCGTCGCAGTGGCGCCGCAACACCATGGCGTGCACCGGCATCGAGTACTGCAAGCTGGCGATCGTCAACACCAAGGACCGCGCCAAGGACCTGATCGGTGAGCTGGAGCAGCGCGTGCCCGAGCTCGACACTCCGATCACCGTCAACGTCAACGGCTGCCCCAACTCGTGCGCCCGCATCCAGACCGCCGACATCGGCCTCAAGGGCATGCTCGTGATGGACGAGGACGGCAACCAGGTCGAGGGCTTCCAGGTGCACCTCGGTGGCGCGCTCGGGCTCGAGGCCGGGTTCGGTCGCAAGCTGCGCGCGCACAAGGTCATCGGCGATCACCTGCCCGACTACATCGAGAAGCTCTCGCGTACGTATCTCGAGCAGCGCGCGGACGCCGAGTCCTTCGCGCGCTGGGTCGCCCGTGCCGACGAGGAGGTCCTCCGATGA
- a CDS encoding sirohydrochlorin chelatase: MTAPALIALAHGSRDPRSAQTITALTELVACMRPDLRVEPAFLDLAEPDFDRVVDQLVAEGFQEIVVVPLLLTEAFHANVDVPQVIKGALARHDGIKIEATKVLGIENAFFHVLDKRLREALSKNRVRELDALVLAGAGSSDPIANAAISRAARAWGAHHKLPTIAAFASAVPPAAGEAVRTHRADGRRHIAVGQLFLAPGVLPDRVAELAYEAGAVAVAEPLGVDVEVARVILARYAVGAVDLVPFEALFA; this comes from the coding sequence ATGACCGCACCAGCACTCATTGCTCTTGCGCACGGCAGCCGCGACCCGCGTTCTGCCCAGACCATCACAGCCCTTACGGAGTTGGTCGCATGCATGCGTCCTGACCTCCGGGTGGAGCCTGCGTTCCTCGACCTCGCCGAGCCCGACTTCGACCGCGTCGTCGACCAGCTCGTGGCTGAGGGGTTCCAAGAGATCGTCGTCGTGCCGCTGCTGCTGACCGAGGCGTTCCACGCCAACGTCGACGTGCCGCAGGTCATCAAGGGCGCACTGGCCCGCCACGACGGCATCAAGATCGAGGCCACCAAGGTCCTCGGCATCGAGAACGCGTTCTTCCACGTCCTCGACAAGCGGCTCCGCGAGGCGCTGTCGAAGAACCGTGTGCGTGAGCTCGATGCCCTCGTCCTGGCCGGTGCCGGTTCGTCGGACCCGATCGCCAACGCGGCGATCTCGCGCGCAGCCCGCGCGTGGGGTGCTCACCACAAGCTGCCCACGATCGCGGCGTTCGCGTCCGCGGTCCCGCCCGCTGCGGGCGAGGCCGTGCGCACGCACCGTGCCGACGGGCGGCGGCACATCGCCGTCGGTCAGCTCTTCCTCGCGCCGGGCGTCCTGCCCGACCGCGTCGCCGAGCTGGCGTACGAGGCCGGCGCTGTCGCCGTGGCCGAGCCTCTGGGCGTCGACGTCGAGGTCGCCCGGGTCATCCTGGCGCGCTACGCCGTCGGTGCCGTCGACCTGGTCCCGTTCGAAGCCCTGTTCGCCTGA
- a CDS encoding PPK2 family polyphosphate kinase, whose protein sequence is MAKTLDSLLTVTGEVDLSAYDSRATTGFDGKKADALKQLAALGEELSDLQEKLFAGGRAGTSPARVLVVLQGMDTSGKGGIIRHVAGLVDPQGLAITSFKKPTPEELEHDFLWRVESRLPEPGMIGVFDRSHYEDVLIGRVRRLAGPEEIERRYGAINDFEKAFTDSGGILVKCFLHITKDDQKERLAARLDDPTKHWKYNPGDLDERMLWDDYQHAYALALQRCSTDHAPWHLVPSGRKWYRNWAVAQLLMDQLRGLDLTWPDADYDVEAEKTRLAEM, encoded by the coding sequence ATGGCCAAGACCCTCGACTCCCTGCTCACGGTGACCGGCGAGGTCGACCTCTCGGCGTACGACTCGCGCGCCACGACCGGGTTCGACGGCAAGAAGGCCGACGCGCTCAAGCAGCTGGCGGCGCTGGGCGAGGAGCTCAGTGACCTGCAGGAGAAGCTGTTCGCCGGAGGACGCGCCGGCACGAGCCCGGCACGGGTGCTCGTCGTGCTGCAGGGCATGGACACGTCGGGCAAGGGCGGCATCATCCGCCACGTCGCAGGCCTCGTCGATCCCCAGGGGCTGGCCATCACGTCGTTCAAGAAGCCCACGCCGGAGGAGCTCGAGCACGACTTCCTGTGGCGCGTCGAGAGCCGGCTGCCCGAGCCCGGCATGATCGGCGTCTTCGACCGCTCGCACTACGAGGACGTCCTGATCGGGCGCGTTCGCCGGCTTGCCGGGCCTGAGGAGATCGAGCGCCGCTACGGCGCGATCAACGACTTCGAGAAGGCGTTCACCGACTCCGGCGGGATCCTCGTCAAGTGCTTCCTGCACATCACCAAGGACGACCAGAAGGAACGGCTCGCCGCCCGCCTCGACGACCCGACGAAGCACTGGAAGTACAACCCCGGCGACCTCGACGAGCGGATGCTCTGGGACGACTACCAGCACGCGTACGCCCTGGCGCTGCAGCGTTGCTCGACCGATCACGCCCCGTGGCACCTCGTGCCGAGCGGTCGCAAGTGGTACCGCAACTGGGCGGTCGCTCAGCTGCTGATGGACCAGCTGCGCGGGCTCGACCTCACGTGGCCCGACGCCGACTACGACGTCGAGGCCGAGAAGACCCGGCTCGCAGAGATGTGA
- the msrB gene encoding peptide-methionine (R)-S-oxide reductase MsrB produces MTYDVEKTEEEWKAELSPEEYQVLRKQGTERPFSSSYETDPTVGVYSCRACGSELFRSETKFDAHCGWPAFYAPLAEDRVEYIEDRSVFGGVRTEVRCARCGSHLGHVFEGEGFPTPTDQRFCINGVALSLQPDA; encoded by the coding sequence ATGACGTACGACGTGGAGAAGACCGAGGAAGAGTGGAAGGCCGAGCTCAGCCCCGAGGAGTACCAGGTCCTGCGCAAGCAGGGCACCGAGCGCCCCTTCAGCTCGTCCTACGAGACTGACCCGACCGTCGGGGTCTATTCCTGCCGGGCCTGTGGGTCGGAGCTGTTCCGCAGCGAGACCAAGTTCGACGCGCACTGCGGCTGGCCCGCGTTCTACGCGCCGCTCGCCGAGGACCGCGTCGAGTACATCGAGGACCGCTCGGTCTTCGGTGGCGTACGCACCGAGGTCAGGTGCGCCCGTTGTGGCTCGCACCTGGGCCACGTGTTCGAGGGCGAAGGATTCCCGACGCCCACGGACCAGCGGTTCTGCATCAATGGTGTGGCGTTGTCGTTGCAGCCCGACGCCTGA